A region from the Cryptosporangium arvum DSM 44712 genome encodes:
- a CDS encoding TetR/AcrR family transcriptional regulator — MPDRPLRRDAERNRQRILAAAREVFAARGVDVTLDDIAHHAGLGVGTVYRRYPSRELLVEALFAERLERMVALAAAARGNPDPWAGLVCFAEASAEDMAADRGLRDVVFSRVYGHEHVEQARVRLEPEIDDLVARAHAAGVLRPGVEGGDLVMLQFMIAAVLEYSEHVAPGLWRRYLAVALDGLRSGCGPLPGASPDVEILNRVAQEWRPPRRPA; from the coding sequence ATGCCCGACCGGCCGCTGCGGCGCGACGCCGAGCGCAACCGGCAGCGCATCCTGGCCGCCGCCCGCGAGGTCTTCGCCGCGCGGGGCGTCGACGTGACGCTCGACGACATCGCGCACCACGCCGGCCTGGGCGTGGGCACGGTCTACCGGCGGTACCCGAGCCGGGAGCTGCTCGTCGAGGCGTTGTTCGCCGAGCGGCTCGAACGGATGGTCGCGCTCGCCGCGGCGGCGCGCGGTAACCCCGATCCGTGGGCCGGGCTCGTCTGCTTCGCCGAGGCCTCGGCCGAGGACATGGCGGCCGACCGGGGCCTGCGCGACGTCGTGTTCAGCCGGGTCTACGGGCACGAGCACGTCGAGCAGGCGCGGGTGCGGCTGGAGCCGGAGATCGACGACCTGGTGGCCCGTGCGCACGCGGCCGGTGTGCTGCGGCCCGGCGTCGAGGGTGGCGATCTGGTGATGCTGCAGTTCATGATCGCGGCGGTGCTGGAGTACTCCGAACACGTCGCTCCGGGGCTGTGGCGGCGCTACCTCGCGGTGGCGCTCGACGGGCTGCGGAGCGGGTGCGGCCCGCTGCCCGGCGCGTCACCTGACGTAGAAATTTTGAATCGTGTCGCTCAGGAGTGGCGCCCACCGCGTAGACCGGCGTAA
- a CDS encoding cold-shock protein, translating to MATGTVKWFNSEKGFGFIAPDGGGPDVFAHYSAIQGQGYKELTDGQSVEFDITQGQKGPQASNITPL from the coding sequence ATGGCTACTGGCACCGTGAAGTGGTTCAACTCGGAGAAGGGATTCGGGTTCATCGCCCCGGATGGAGGCGGACCTGACGTCTTCGCCCACTACTCGGCGATCCAGGGACAGGGCTACAAGGAGCTGACCGACGGTCAGTCCGTCGAGTTCGACATCACGCAGGGCCAGAAGGGCCCGCAGGCGTCGAACATCACGCCGCTGTAA
- a CDS encoding TIGR03668 family PPOX class F420-dependent oxidoreductase, with amino-acid sequence MQLPEPEARRRLTEARVVRLATADAGGVPHLVPATFAVERDTILIAVDHKPKRHTNLRRLRNVAENPHVCVLADFYADEWTQLWWVRADGLARVTDGPTDALVAKYPQYRDRPPTGPVLTIEVTRWSGWAYA; translated from the coding sequence GTGCAGCTCCCGGAGCCCGAGGCCCGCCGCCGGCTGACCGAGGCCCGCGTGGTGCGGCTGGCCACGGCCGACGCCGGCGGCGTGCCCCACCTCGTACCGGCGACGTTCGCGGTCGAGCGGGACACGATCCTGATCGCGGTGGACCACAAGCCGAAGCGGCACACGAACCTGCGCCGCCTGCGCAACGTCGCCGAGAACCCGCACGTCTGCGTGCTGGCCGACTTCTACGCCGACGAGTGGACCCAGCTCTGGTGGGTGCGCGCCGACGGTCTCGCGCGGGTGACCGACGGGCCCACCGACGCGCTCGTCGCCAAGTACCCGCAGTACCGGGACCGGCCACCCACCGGCCCGGTGCTCACGATCGAGGTGACGCGTTGGAGCGGCTGGGCGTACGCCTAG
- the argG gene encoding argininosuccinate synthase yields MSKVLTSLPVGERVGIAFSGGLDTSVAVAWMREKGAVPCTYTADIGQYDEPDIASVPSRAGTYGAEIARLVDCREALVEEGLAALACGAFHIRSGGRAYFNTTPLGRAVTGTLLVRAMLEDGVQIWGDGSTFKGNDIERFYRYGLLANPSLRIYKPWLDADFVTELGGRTEMSQWLLARDLPYRSSVEKAYSTDANIWGATHEAKSLEHLDTGIEIVEPIMGVRFWDADIEIAPEDVTIGFEQGRPVTINGKEFASAVDLVLEANAIGGRHGLGMSDQIENRIIEAKSRGIYEAPGMALLHAAYERLVNAVHNEDTLTAYHVEGRRLGRLMYEGRWLDPQALMLRESLQRWVGSAVTGQVTLRLRRGEDYTIIDTTGPAFSYHPDKLSMERTEDAAFGPVDRIGQLTMRNLDIADSRARLEQYVGLGIVGAVPAQGDRPTLTGAAQAASTGLIGAMSEGGAQAIAAGGARTRRSEVLGDDELLDLAALESGTD; encoded by the coding sequence GTGTCCAAGGTGCTGACCTCTCTCCCTGTTGGCGAACGCGTCGGAATCGCTTTCTCCGGCGGCCTCGATACCTCGGTGGCCGTCGCGTGGATGCGTGAGAAAGGCGCGGTGCCGTGCACCTACACCGCCGACATCGGGCAGTACGACGAGCCCGACATCGCGTCGGTGCCCAGCCGTGCCGGCACCTACGGCGCCGAGATCGCGCGCCTCGTCGACTGCCGTGAAGCGCTCGTCGAGGAAGGCCTCGCCGCCCTCGCCTGCGGCGCGTTCCACATCCGCTCCGGCGGCCGGGCCTACTTCAACACGACCCCGCTCGGCCGCGCCGTCACCGGCACGCTGCTCGTCCGCGCGATGCTGGAGGACGGCGTCCAGATCTGGGGCGACGGCTCCACGTTCAAGGGCAACGACATCGAGCGGTTCTACCGCTACGGCCTGCTCGCCAACCCGTCGCTGCGGATCTACAAGCCCTGGCTCGACGCCGACTTCGTGACCGAACTGGGCGGCCGCACCGAGATGTCGCAGTGGCTGCTCGCCCGCGATCTCCCGTACCGCTCGAGCGTCGAGAAGGCCTACTCCACCGACGCGAACATCTGGGGCGCCACCCACGAGGCGAAGTCGCTCGAACACCTCGACACCGGCATCGAGATCGTCGAGCCGATCATGGGCGTGCGCTTCTGGGACGCCGACATCGAGATCGCCCCCGAGGACGTCACGATCGGGTTCGAGCAGGGCCGGCCGGTCACGATCAACGGCAAGGAGTTCGCGTCCGCGGTCGACCTGGTGCTCGAGGCCAACGCGATCGGCGGACGCCACGGCCTGGGCATGTCCGACCAGATCGAGAACCGCATCATCGAGGCCAAGAGCCGTGGCATCTACGAGGCGCCCGGCATGGCCCTGCTGCACGCCGCGTACGAGCGGCTAGTCAACGCGGTCCACAACGAGGACACGCTCACCGCGTACCACGTGGAGGGCCGCCGCCTCGGCCGGCTCATGTACGAGGGCCGGTGGCTCGACCCGCAGGCGCTGATGCTGCGCGAGTCCCTCCAGCGGTGGGTCGGGTCCGCGGTCACCGGCCAGGTCACGCTGCGCCTGCGGCGCGGCGAGGACTACACGATCATCGACACCACCGGCCCGGCGTTCAGCTACCACCCCGACAAGCTGTCGATGGAACGCACCGAGGACGCCGCGTTCGGCCCGGTCGACCGCATCGGCCAGCTGACCATGCGCAACCTCGACATCGCCGACTCGCGCGCCCGGCTCGAGCAGTACGTCGGCCTGGGCATCGTCGGTGCCGTGCCCGCCCAGGGCGACCGGCCGACCCTGACCGGCGCGGCCCAGGCCGCCTCCACCGGCCTCATCGGCGCGATGTCCGAGGGCGGCGCCCAGGCCATCGCCGCCGGCGGGGCTCGCACCCGCCGCAGCGAGGTCCTGGGCGATGACGAGCTGCTCGACCTGGCCGCCCTGGAATCCGGCACGGACTGA
- the secA2 gene encoding accessory Sec system translocase SecA2 has product MRTTGSGWRERFTGAVHRLRNEPGTTDLTPLQPLVDAAETRRDEFAELDDDALREAARALRTGEVLSDTDLAEFCAIARETGRRVWSLDAFDVQLLAVVNMLRGRVVDMATGEGKTLVGVLVAAAFGCAGRRVHVLSVNDYLARRDAAWSQPFFDEFGLTVASVTSDLDDDARREAYAADVVYAPVHEVGFDLLRDRQRTAPGDTVLSPRDVVIVDEIDAVLLDEALVPLVLAGEAGPVVAARELAAHLRHFRLGKHYEVDDDRRNATFTDAGLASVETFLGVENLFHPEHVALLTAANLALHAQVLVERDVDYLVRNDRVEIISASRGRTVDKQRWPDGLQTAVEVKEGLDVSTAGEVRDQMLIRSLVTGYTTVTGMSGSAREAAAQISEFYDLTIGVVPPATPLVRDDEPDRLYADAEYRDEALITFLTDAHEKGQPLLIGTRDVATSEAWSDRLKAAGIDHVVLNARNDTAEAEIIADAGRRGAVTISTQMAGRGVDIRLGGVAAEDDPALAEAVRELGGLCVVGIGRYDSARLDRQLRGRSGRQGDPGRSVFFTSLDDDLVLEHAPDHNAVQKLDNEGSVLDKGLRKHVDHAQRVAAGKLDQIHRKTVRYDELVENQRAATIEWRTAILAAEELDDLHEWVWVEHEHTLDVVRQVLLFHLDQAWAEHLAELATIREGIHLRILGRETPLDEFNRLAIDAFRSLQAHVREAAEETLTTLEPGDGVDLAEAGLRRPTSTWTYLVADTPFGTPEERFFEALVGRRGRG; this is encoded by the coding sequence GTGAGGACGACTGGATCCGGATGGCGGGAACGGTTCACCGGGGCCGTGCACCGGCTACGGAACGAGCCCGGCACTACCGACCTGACGCCGCTGCAGCCCCTGGTGGATGCGGCGGAGACGCGGCGGGACGAGTTCGCGGAGCTCGACGACGACGCGTTGCGTGAGGCCGCGCGGGCGCTGCGTACGGGCGAGGTGCTGAGCGACACCGACCTGGCCGAGTTCTGCGCGATCGCGCGGGAGACCGGCCGGCGGGTGTGGAGCCTCGACGCGTTCGACGTGCAGTTGCTGGCGGTCGTCAACATGCTGCGCGGGCGGGTCGTCGACATGGCCACCGGCGAGGGCAAGACGCTCGTCGGCGTGCTGGTGGCAGCCGCGTTCGGGTGCGCGGGGCGGCGCGTGCACGTGCTGAGCGTCAACGACTACCTGGCCCGGCGCGACGCGGCCTGGTCCCAGCCGTTCTTCGACGAGTTCGGGCTCACGGTCGCGTCGGTCACCTCCGATCTGGACGACGACGCCCGCCGCGAGGCCTACGCCGCCGACGTCGTCTACGCCCCCGTGCACGAGGTCGGCTTCGACCTGCTGCGTGACCGGCAGCGCACCGCCCCCGGCGACACCGTGCTGAGCCCACGCGACGTCGTGATCGTCGACGAGATCGACGCGGTGCTGCTCGACGAGGCGCTGGTCCCGCTGGTGCTGGCCGGTGAGGCCGGGCCGGTGGTGGCGGCCCGCGAGCTGGCCGCCCACCTGCGCCACTTCCGCCTCGGTAAGCACTACGAGGTCGACGACGACCGGCGCAACGCCACGTTCACCGACGCCGGCCTGGCGAGCGTCGAGACGTTCCTGGGCGTGGAGAACCTGTTCCATCCCGAGCACGTCGCGCTGCTCACCGCGGCGAACCTCGCGCTGCACGCCCAGGTGCTGGTCGAGCGGGACGTCGACTACCTGGTGCGCAACGACCGGGTCGAGATCATCAGCGCGTCGCGCGGCCGCACGGTCGACAAGCAGCGCTGGCCCGACGGGCTGCAGACCGCGGTCGAGGTCAAGGAGGGGCTGGACGTCTCGACCGCCGGGGAGGTCCGCGACCAGATGCTGATCCGGTCGCTGGTCACCGGGTACACCACGGTCACCGGCATGAGCGGCAGCGCGCGTGAAGCCGCCGCGCAGATCAGCGAGTTCTACGACCTGACGATCGGCGTCGTGCCGCCGGCCACGCCGCTGGTGCGCGACGACGAGCCGGACCGCCTCTACGCCGACGCCGAGTACCGCGACGAGGCGCTGATCACGTTCCTCACCGACGCCCACGAGAAGGGTCAGCCGCTGCTGATCGGCACCCGGGACGTCGCGACGTCGGAGGCGTGGAGCGACCGGCTGAAGGCCGCCGGCATCGACCACGTGGTGCTCAACGCACGCAACGACACCGCCGAGGCGGAGATCATCGCCGACGCGGGGCGGCGGGGCGCGGTGACGATCTCCACCCAGATGGCCGGGCGCGGGGTGGACATCCGGCTCGGCGGGGTCGCCGCCGAGGACGACCCGGCGCTGGCCGAGGCGGTCCGTGAGCTCGGCGGGCTGTGCGTGGTCGGCATCGGGCGTTACGACTCCGCCCGCCTGGACCGCCAGCTCCGGGGTCGCTCCGGCCGCCAGGGCGACCCGGGGCGCTCGGTGTTCTTCACCAGCCTCGACGACGACCTCGTGCTCGAGCACGCGCCCGACCACAACGCGGTGCAGAAGCTCGACAACGAGGGCTCCGTGCTCGACAAGGGCCTGCGCAAGCACGTCGACCACGCGCAGCGGGTGGCGGCCGGGAAGCTCGACCAGATCCACCGCAAGACCGTGCGCTACGACGAGCTGGTCGAGAACCAGCGGGCCGCGACGATCGAGTGGCGCACCGCGATCCTCGCCGCCGAGGAGCTCGACGACCTGCACGAGTGGGTGTGGGTCGAGCACGAGCACACGCTCGACGTGGTCCGGCAGGTGCTGCTGTTCCACCTGGATCAGGCCTGGGCCGAGCACCTCGCCGAGCTGGCCACCATCCGCGAGGGCATCCACCTGCGCATCCTTGGCCGGGAAACCCCGCTGGACGAGTTCAACCGGCTCGCGATCGACGCGTTCCGGTCGTTGCAGGCCCACGTCCGCGAGGCCGCCGAGGAGACGCTGACGACGCTCGAACCGGGCGACGGCGTCGACCTGGCCGAGGCCGGCCTGCGGCGCCCCACGTCCACCTGGACCTACCTGGTGGCCGACACACCGTTCGGCACCCCGGAGGAACGCTTCTTCGAGGCCCTCGTCGGGCGGCGCGGACGCGGCTAG